Proteins co-encoded in one Alphaproteobacteria bacterium PA2 genomic window:
- a CDS encoding peptidylprolyl isomerase: MLRRGFLGGAGATLAAAGSALAAPGPVKIQIVTRLGNFGLELRPDKAPVTTANFLAYVDRKLMDHATFYRSSRPEGATDFDFGVVQGGLQNDPRYLLKPIAHESTTRTGLKHTNGAISMGRRAPGTATSDFFICVGDQGYLDADPAQKGDNKGFACFGYVTEGLDVVKKIMALPLSANGGIGVMKGEMIRNPLPMKVRRA; encoded by the coding sequence ATGCTGAGACGAGGATTTCTGGGTGGCGCTGGCGCGACCCTCGCCGCCGCGGGAAGCGCCCTGGCGGCGCCTGGCCCGGTCAAGATCCAGATCGTCACACGCCTGGGCAATTTCGGCCTGGAATTGCGACCCGACAAGGCTCCGGTCACCACCGCCAACTTCCTGGCCTATGTCGACCGGAAGCTGATGGACCACGCCACCTTCTATCGGTCCTCACGCCCGGAAGGCGCAACGGATTTCGATTTCGGCGTGGTGCAGGGCGGCCTGCAGAATGACCCGCGGTATCTCCTCAAGCCGATCGCCCATGAGTCGACGACCCGGACCGGCCTGAAACACACCAATGGCGCCATTTCCATGGGCCGTCGCGCGCCTGGCACGGCAACCTCGGACTTCTTCATCTGCGTAGGAGATCAAGGTTATCTCGATGCTGATCCCGCGCAGAAAGGCGACAACAAGGGGTTTGCGTGTTTCGGCTATGTGACCGAGGGCCTTGATGTGGTGAAGAAGATCATGGCCCTGCCCCTCTCCGCCAATGGCGGGATCGGGGTGATGAAGGGCGAAATGATCCGCAATCCCTTGCCAATGAAGGTCCGCCGGGCCTGA
- a CDS encoding glutathione S-transferase encodes MMLIGQYDSPFVRRVGVALTLYGMAFDHQPWSAFGDSDKIARYSPLRRVPTLVLDDGIAISDSWAIIDTLDQMVGPERALIAPSGPDRREAMRIIALAAGAADKSVALVYERVLRDQALEIWVERCRSQISGALDALEAARSVSSAPWLFGDQIGHADILMATYLRFASEALPEVFDLTGRPGLAAHAARAEALPVFRAICQPFIINPPT; translated from the coding sequence ATGATGCTCATCGGCCAGTATGACTCGCCCTTCGTCCGCCGCGTCGGCGTCGCCTTGACGCTTTACGGCATGGCCTTTGACCATCAGCCGTGGTCGGCCTTCGGGGATAGCGACAAGATCGCGCGGTATTCTCCTCTCCGCAGGGTGCCGACCCTCGTCCTGGATGATGGAATCGCAATTTCCGACAGCTGGGCGATCATCGACACCCTGGACCAGATGGTCGGGCCTGAGCGCGCCCTGATTGCGCCGTCAGGCCCCGACCGGCGGGAGGCCATGCGGATCATCGCCCTGGCGGCAGGGGCGGCCGACAAGTCGGTGGCTCTGGTTTATGAGCGGGTCCTCCGGGATCAGGCCCTGGAAATCTGGGTCGAACGCTGCCGCAGCCAGATTTCCGGCGCTCTGGACGCCCTGGAAGCCGCGCGGAGCGTCTCGTCGGCGCCCTGGCTGTTCGGCGACCAGATCGGCCACGCCGACATTCTGATGGCCACCTATCTGCGGTTCGCCAGCGAAGCCCTGCCGGAAGTCTTCGACCTCACCGGGCGGCCCGGCCTGGCCGCCCACGCCGCCCGGGCGGAGGCCCTTCCGGTATTCCGCGCCATTTGTCAGCCCTTCATCATCAATCCTCCCACCTAA
- a CDS encoding blue light sensor protein, with product MLVRCLYASRPVASASASDLDKIVEEARKNNPAQGVTGMLCASEKLFIQVLEGGRNEVCDLYSTIVRDPRHEQVRLLVYEEISERKFGAWTMGLVSIAKLNPSLVLKYFKHVELNPFECSGQSTLALLSELMASASVVNRG from the coding sequence ATGCTCGTCCGTTGCCTTTACGCCAGCCGTCCCGTCGCCAGTGCTTCCGCCTCTGATCTCGACAAGATCGTGGAGGAAGCCCGCAAGAACAATCCCGCCCAGGGGGTGACAGGCATGCTTTGCGCTTCCGAGAAGCTGTTCATTCAGGTTCTCGAAGGGGGTCGCAATGAGGTCTGCGATCTCTATTCCACCATTGTCCGGGATCCTCGCCATGAGCAGGTTCGCCTGCTGGTCTACGAAGAAATCAGTGAACGCAAATTCGGCGCATGGACCATGGGTCTGGTCAGCATAGCCAAGCTGAACCCCTCCCTGGTCCTGAAATACTTCAAGCATGTGGAGTTGAACCCGTTCGAGTGTTCGGGGCAGTCCACCCTTGCCCTGCTGTCCGAATTGATGGCCTCAGCCTCGGTGGTCAATCGGGGCTGA
- a CDS encoding GTP cyclohydrolase, with the protein MKPPSESPPDPVSEPVSAKIRKRIQKARKRFNANDNIAAFLEPGDMDALLSEVADKFKGVLESLVIDTETDHNTHDTARRVAKMYVTEVFRGRYMEPPAVTEFPNAEALNELMIVGPITVRSACSHHFCPIMGRLWIGLMPNEHSNLIGLSKYARLAEWIMSRPQIQEEAIAQMANVLMDKVRPDGLAIVMEADHFCMHWRGVKDTETKMINSVMRGSFLMDHTLRSEFLSLLNQRK; encoded by the coding sequence TTGAAGCCCCCGTCAGAGTCTCCCCCGGACCCCGTTTCCGAACCCGTTTCCGCCAAGATCCGCAAGCGGATCCAGAAGGCGCGGAAGCGCTTCAACGCCAATGACAATATCGCCGCCTTCCTGGAGCCGGGCGATATGGACGCCCTGCTGTCCGAGGTCGCCGACAAGTTCAAGGGCGTCCTGGAAAGCCTGGTGATCGACACCGAGACCGACCACAACACCCATGACACCGCCCGGCGCGTAGCCAAGATGTATGTCACCGAGGTGTTCCGTGGGCGCTATATGGAGCCGCCGGCCGTTACGGAGTTTCCGAACGCCGAGGCGCTCAATGAGCTGATGATTGTCGGCCCGATCACGGTGCGCAGTGCATGCAGCCACCATTTCTGCCCGATTATGGGGCGGCTGTGGATCGGCCTCATGCCCAATGAGCATTCCAACTTGATCGGCCTGTCCAAGTACGCCCGTCTGGCGGAATGGATCATGTCGCGGCCCCAGATTCAGGAAGAAGCCATCGCCCAGATGGCCAATGTCCTGATGGACAAGGTCCGTCCCGACGGTCTGGCCATTGTCATGGAGGCTGATCACTTCTGCATGCACTGGCGCGGGGTGAAGGATACCGAGACCAAGATGATCAACAGCGTCATGCGCGGATCCTTCCTCATGGACCACACGCTCCGTAGCGAATTCCTGTCCCTCCTCAATCAGAGAAAGTGA